CGCGGCGCCGACCTCGCCGCCCACGCGATCCGGGCGCCCTCGACCGGGCGCGCCTGGAGCCCGAGGCGGTCGAGGAGGTGGTGCTCGGCTGCGGCTATCCGGAGAACGCCACCGGCGGCAACGTCGCCCGTCACGCGGCCCTGGTGGCGGGGATCCCGGTCGAGTCGGCCGGCGTCACGGTCTCGCGCTTCTGCGCCTCGGGCCTGGAGGCGATCGCCAGCGCGGCACGGCGGATCATCCTCGACGGCGTGCCGGTGGCGGTGGCGGGCGGCGTCGAGTCGATCAGCCTCGTCCAGCCGAAGGTCCAGCGGGAGCTGACCCGCAACGCGTGGCTGGAGGCGCACCTGCCGGCGATCTACATGCCGATGATCGAGACCGCCGACATCGTGGCGGAACGCTACGGCATCTCCCGGGAGGCGCAGGACCAATTCGCCCTGGAGAGCCAGCGCCGCACGGCCGACGCGCAGGCGCGCGGGCTGTTCGACGACGAGATCGTTCCGATGAGCGCCGTCATGGCGGTGACCGACAAGGCCACGGGCGAGACCCGGGAGGTCGAGACCCGGCTCGCCAAGGACGAGGGCAACCGACCGGACACGAATCTGGAGGGCCTCGCCAAGCTCAAGCCTGTGCGCGGGGAGGGCGCCTTCATCACGGCGGGCAATGCCAGCCAGCTCTCGGACGGGGCCTCGGCCAGCGTGCTGATGTCGGCCGGCGAGGCGGCGCGCCGGGGCCTCACGCCGCTCGGCACCTTCCGGGGCTTCGCCTCGGCGGGCTGCGGGCCGGACGAGATGGGTATCGGCCCGGTCTTCGCGGTGCCGCGGCTGCTGGAGCGGCAGGGCCTCAGCGTCGCCGATATCGACCTGTGGGAGCTGAACGAGGCCTTCGCGTCGCAGTCGGTCTACTGCCGCGACAGGCTCGGGATCGACCCTGCGAAGGTCAACGTCAACGGCGGCGCGATCTCGGTCGGCCACCCGTTCGGCATGTCGGGGGCGCGGCTCGTCGGCCACGCCCTGCTGGAGGGCCGCCGCCGCGGCGCGCGTTACGCCGTGGTGACCATGTGCGTCGCCGGCGGCCAGGGCTGCGCCGGCCTCTTCGAGATCGCCCGGAGCTGAGTCGATGGACCTGCGCTTCACCGACGAAGAGATCGCGTTCCGCGACGAAGTCCGGACCTTCTGCCGGACGGAGATCCCTGCAGAGATCCGCCGCAAGGTCTCGGAGGGACGCAGCCTCACCAAGGACGATTACGTCACGAGCCAGCGGATCCTCAACGCCAAGGGCTGGGCGGTGCCGCACTGGCCGCAGGAATGGGGCGGCCGGGATTGGACCCCGATCCAGCGCTACATCTACACCGAGGAGCTGTTCCAGGCGGCGGTGCCGCTGCCGCAGCAGTTCAACTGCTACATGTTCGGCCCGGTGCTGGCGACCTTCGGGCGGCAAGACCAGAAGGAACGCTTTCTCCCCCGCGCGGCCAATCTCGACGACTGGTGGTGCCAGGGCTTCTCGGAGCCCGGCGCTGGCTCCGACCTCGCCTCGCTCAAAACCAAGGCGGTGCGCGACGGCGACCACTACGTCGCCGACGGCCAGAAGACCTGGACGACGCTCGGCCAGCATGCCGACTGGATCTTCTGCCTGGTCCGCACCGATTTCGAGGCCAAGAAGCAGCGCGGCATCTCCTTCCTGCTGATCGACATGAAGACGCCCGGCATCACCGTGCGGCCGATCCTGACCCTGGAGGGCCGGCACGAGGTCAACGAGGTCTTCTTCGATTCCGTCCGCGTGCCGGTCGAGAACCTTGTCGGCGAGGAGAACCGGGGCTGGGACTACGCGAAATTTCTGCTCGCCAACGAGCGGACCGGCATCGCCCGGATCGGCCTCACCAAGGAGCGGATCGCCCGGATCAAGCGCCTCGCCCGGGAGATGCCGGCCGGGTCGGGCACAATGTGGGATGATCCCGCCTTCCGGACCCGCGTCGCGGAGGTGGAGATCGAGCTGAAGGCGCTGGAGATCACCCAGATGCGGGTGGCGGCCAAGCAGGGAAGGGCGGATTCGGTGGAGCCCGATCCCGCGTCGTCGCTCCTCAAGATCCGCGGCTCGCAGCTCCAGCAGGCGGCGACCGAGCTGCTGGTGGAACTCGCCGGGCCCTTCGCCCTCGCGGCTCCGGCGCGTGGGGCGGGCGCCAACAACCTGCCCGGAGGCTTCGACTGGGTCGACGCGGCGGCGCCGAGCTACTTCAACAACCGCAAGGTCTCGATTTACGGCGGCTCGAACGAGATCCAGCACAACGTCATCGCCAAGGGCATTCTGGGATTGTGAGCGATTTCCCCTCCCCCTTGCGGGGAGGGGTCAGGGGTGGGGGTGGCCCCGGACGAGGCGCCACGGTGCCTTCTGCACCACCCCCACCTCCGGCTCCTCCCCGCAAGGGGGAGGAGAGAGGACGAGGGGAAACCATGGATTTCGACCTGAACGAGGACCAGTCGCTCCTGCGCGACTCGGTCGAGCGGCTGGCCGCCGACCTCTACCCGTCGCTGGAGAGCCGCCAGGCGCGGCTGAAGGCGCCGCTGGGCTTCCCCGCGGAGGGCTGGGCGGCTTTTCCGAACTCGGCGTCACCGGATTGCCGTTCTCGGAAGAGGACGGCGGCCTCGGCGGCGGCCCGGTCGAGACCCTGCTGGTCATGGAGGCGGTCGGCCGCAACCTCGTGGTCGAGCCGCTGCTGGCAAGCCTCGTCCTCGGCTCGACTGCCCTGCGGCTCGGCGGCAGCGCGGCGCAGAAGGAACGCCTCGTCCCCGGCCTCGTCGCGGGCGATCTGCGCCTCACCCTCGCCCACACCGAGCGCCAGTCCCGCTACGACCTCGCCGACGTGGCCACCACGGCCCGTCGCAGCGGCGACGGCTTCGTGCTGAGCGGCGCCAAGAGCGTCGTGCCCAACGCCGACGCGGCCGGCCTGATGGTGGTCTCCGCCCGGGTCTCGGGTGAGCGGCGCGATCTGCACGGGATCGGCTTGTTCCTGGTCCCAACCGACGCCGCGGGCGTCGCCATCGAAGCCTATCCGACCCAGGATGGCGGCCGGGCCGCGGAAGTGTCCTTCTCGGAGGTGCAGATCCCTGCCGACTCAGCCCTGGGCGATCCCGAAGGCGGCCTGCCGCTCCTCGAGCGGGTGGTGGAGCACGGGATCGCGGCGCTCGCCGCCGAGGCGGTCGGCTCCATGGACGCGCTCCACAAGCTCACGGTCGAGTACCTCAAGACCCGCAAGCAGTTCGGCGTCAGCGTCGGCTCCTTCCAGGCCCTGCAGCATCGGGCCGTGGACATGCTGATTCAGCTGGAGCAGGCCCGCTCGATGGCGCTCTACGCCGCCATGATGGTGGACACGCCGGATGCCAAGGCGCGGGCCGCGGCCCTGTCGGCCGTGAAGGTGCAGATCAACAAGGCCTGCCGCTATGTCGGCCAGGAGGCGGTCCAGCTCCACGGCGGCATCGGCATGACCCTGGAGTACATCGGCGCCCACCATTTCAAGCGGCTCGCCATGATCGAGTACCAGCTCGGCGACACCGCCCACCACCTGCGCCGGATCACGCAGGACGAGAACGGGCTGCTGGCGGCCTGAGGGCGGTCCATCCGACTCGCCCCCTCATGCTGGGGTGCCGGAGCGAAGCGGAGGCCTCGTAGGAGGCCTCCGGCCGGCCGCGCGATCCCCGAAGCCCTCGTTTGTGGCCCGCTGACGCGGGCACCTCAGGATGAAGGCGTGTTTGGGGTAGCCGCGATCAGTTGAACAGCGAGCCGACCCCGCCCTGCACCCGGCCGAGGCCGGCGCGGGCGACGGAATTGTTCGGGTCGATCGTCGAGGCGCGCTGGTAGTTCTCCATCGCCTCCTTGCGCTGGCCCGACTTCTCGTAGGCCAGGCCGCGATAGGCCCAGGAGGTGGCGTCCTTGTTGTTGACGTTGAGCGCCGCGTTGTAGTCCTCGATCGCCTTCGGGTACTGGTTCGTGGCGATCAGGCTCTGGCCGCGGGCGGCGTAGGGCGCCGACTTGAAGGGGTCGCGGTCGATAGCGGCGTCGAAATCGGCGATCGCCTGGGTGTCCTGACCCTGCTTCTGCCGCACGAGGCCGCGGGCATGGTAGGCCTCGGCCGATTCGGGCATCAGCCGGATCGCGACGTTGAGGTCATTGAGCGCCTGATCGAGGTTGCCCTGGGCGCGCTCGACATTGGCCCGGCCGATATAGGCGGGGCCGTAATTCGGATCGATGCCGATCGCCTTGGTGAAATCCTGCAGCGCCGGGCCGTCGCGGCCGATCTGGCGGCTGGCAAGCGCCCGGTTGTTGTAGGCCGAAGCCGAGTTCGGATCGATCTGGATCGCCTTGGTGAAGTCCGCGATGGCGTCGCTGAACTGGCCGGCACGGGCGTAGGCGGCGCCGCGGGTGTTGTAGGCCGCCGCGTCGTTCGGGTTGCGCTGCACGACCTCGGTCAGCGAGGCGATGTTCACGTTCGTGGCGCCCGTCGTGTCGGTCTCCAGCACCGCGTATTGCCGCGGGCCGGCCGCGCTCCCGACGGTCTCGCAGCCCGCAAGGCCCGCGGCCGAGATTATGGCCGCGCCGATCAGTGCCGCCGTCCGAACCAGCCCGTTGCGTACGATCATCGCCCCACTCTCCCCGAGGCGCGGCCCGCATCCCGCGTGCCCGCCTCGCCCCTCACGTCCAAGCGCCCGCGCCGCGCGCCGGGCACACCCGATCCGGGGCACCGTCGCGCATCACGGTGAAGGCCGGCTTAAGAAAGCGCCGCCTCGTCACCCGGCTCGTCGCCTGTCCCGACAGGATAAAGGCGGCGCGGGTGAATCGATCGACAGCATTCGGCACCGACCACGACTTGGTGGAAGCGGCGGGATGTGGCGAAGGTATGGCTCGACGCGGCCCCGGCGCCGCGTCGGGGCCTCCGCGCGGCACGCGGCGGCGCGGGTGTGCCCCCGAAGCCTCAGGACTCGACCGGGTCGGACCCGAGTCGGGTGACGTGCCCCATCTTCCGGCCCGGGCGCGCCTCGCCCTTGCCGTAGAGGTGCAGATGCGCGCCGGGCTCGGCCAGCAGGGCGTGCCAGTCGTCGGCCTGGGCGCCGATGAGGTTGCGCATCTCCACCGGCAGGCCGCCCACCCGGGCGGCGTCGCCCAGCGGCCAGCCGCAGACGGCGCGGACATGCTGGGCGAATTGCGAGGTCCGCGCCCCCTCGATGGTCCAGTGCCCGGAATTGTGGACCCGCGGCGCGATCTCGTTGACCACGAGGCGCTCGGCACCGTCCTCCCGCACCAGGAACATCTCCACGGCGAGCACGCCGACATAGTCCAGCGCGTCGGCGATGCGCTGGGCGATGTCGAGGGCGGCGCGGCGCGTCTCGGGCGACACGCCGGGAGCCGGGACCCGGGTCAACGCGAGGATGTGATCGCGATGCTCGTTCTCGCATAGGTCGAACGCCGCGAAGCTGCCGTCGCGGGCGCGGGCGCCGACCACCGAGACCTCGCGCTCGAACGGCACGAACCCTTCGAGGATCAGCGGCGCGCCGCCGAACTCGGCGAACAGGGCGTTGCGGTCGCCCTCGGCCCGCTCGCGCAGCATGCGCTGCCCCTTGCCGTCGTAGCCGAAGCGGCGGGTCTTGAGCACCGCCGGCAGGCCGATCACCTCGATCGCGCGGTCGAGGTCGTCGGGCGTGTCGACCGCCCGGAACGGCGCCGTCGGGATGCCGAGACCGTTGATGAATTCCTTCTCGGACAGGCGGTCCTGCGTGGTCGAGAGCGCCCGCGCGTTCGGGTGCAGGGCGGCGTGCCGGGCCAGGATGTCGGCGGTGGCGTGCGGGATGTTCTCGAACTCGTAGGTGACGACGTCGACGCTGCGCGCGAAAGCGGCCAGCGCCTCGGCATCGTCGTAGGCCGCGCAGGTGGTGCGGGCGGCCACATCGAAGGCGGGGCTGTCCTGGTCGGGCGCGTAGACGTGGACCTTGAGGCCGTAATTGGCTGCGGCCAGCGCGATCATGCGCCCGAGCTGGCCTCCGCCGACGATGCCGAGGGTGGAGCCGGGGCCGAGGGTCTTGTCCGTCACGCGTTCTCTTCCGTCACCGGCCGCTCGGCCACCGAGGCGGTCTGGGCCGCGCGCCACGCGTCGAGTCGCTCCGCCAGCTGCGGGTCAGAGAGCGCCAGGACAGACGCGGCGAGCAGGGCCGCGTTGATGGCCCCGGCCCGACCGATCGCCAGGGTCCCCACCGGGATGCCGGCGGGCATCTGGACGATGGAGAGCAGGCTGTCCTGGCCGGACAGGGCCTTGGATTCCACCGGCACGCCGAAGACCGGGAGCCGGGTCATCGCCGCCGCCATTCCGGGCAGGTGTGCGGCGCCGCCCGCACCGGCGATCACGACCTTGAGACCGGCCGCGACCGCGCCCTTGGCGAAGGCCACGAGACGGTCGGGCGTGCGGTGGGCCGACACGATCCGCGCGTCGTAGGGCACGCCGAGCGCGTCGAGCGTCTCGGCGGCATGCCGCATGGTCGCCCAGTCGGACTGGCTGCCCATGATGATCGCGACCGGAGGCGACACCATCGTTGATCCCGGCAAAAGAGGGCGCTTACAGGCGGCGCAGGCCCGCGGCAAGGCGGGGCGCGGCGGCGTCCACCGGCATCAGGCGATGATGTCCGGCGTCAGCGCGTCC
This window of the Methylobacterium tardum genome carries:
- a CDS encoding acyl-CoA dehydrogenase family protein; the protein is MDLRFTDEEIAFRDEVRTFCRTEIPAEIRRKVSEGRSLTKDDYVTSQRILNAKGWAVPHWPQEWGGRDWTPIQRYIYTEELFQAAVPLPQQFNCYMFGPVLATFGRQDQKERFLPRAANLDDWWCQGFSEPGAGSDLASLKTKAVRDGDHYVADGQKTWTTLGQHADWIFCLVRTDFEAKKQRGISFLLIDMKTPGITVRPILTLEGRHEVNEVFFDSVRVPVENLVGEENRGWDYAKFLLANERTGIARIGLTKERIARIKRLAREMPAGSGTMWDDPAFRTRVAEVEIELKALEITQMRVAAKQGRADSVEPDPASSLLKIRGSQLQQAATELLVELAGPFALAAPARGAGANNLPGGFDWVDAAAPSYFNNRKVSIYGGSNEIQHNVIAKGILGL
- the purE gene encoding 5-(carboxyamino)imidazole ribonucleotide mutase; amino-acid sequence: MVSPPVAIIMGSQSDWATMRHAAETLDALGVPYDARIVSAHRTPDRLVAFAKGAVAAGLKVVIAGAGGAAHLPGMAAAMTRLPVFGVPVESKALSGQDSLLSIVQMPAGIPVGTLAIGRAGAINAALLAASVLALSDPQLAERLDAWRAAQTASVAERPVTEENA
- a CDS encoding 5-(carboxyamino)imidazole ribonucleotide synthase, with the translated sequence MTDKTLGPGSTLGIVGGGQLGRMIALAAANYGLKVHVYAPDQDSPAFDVAARTTCAAYDDAEALAAFARSVDVVTYEFENIPHATADILARHAALHPNARALSTTQDRLSEKEFINGLGIPTAPFRAVDTPDDLDRAIEVIGLPAVLKTRRFGYDGKGQRMLRERAEGDRNALFAEFGGAPLILEGFVPFEREVSVVGARARDGSFAAFDLCENEHRDHILALTRVPAPGVSPETRRAALDIAQRIADALDYVGVLAVEMFLVREDGAERLVVNEIAPRVHNSGHWTIEGARTSQFAQHVRAVCGWPLGDAARVGGLPVEMRNLIGAQADDWHALLAEPGAHLHLYGKGEARPGRKMGHVTRLGSDPVES
- a CDS encoding tetratricopeptide repeat protein — translated: MIVRNGLVRTAALIGAAIISAAGLAGCETVGSAAGPRQYAVLETDTTGATNVNIASLTEVVQRNPNDAAAYNTRGAAYARAGQFSDAIADFTKAIQIDPNSASAYNNRALASRQIGRDGPALQDFTKAIGIDPNYGPAYIGRANVERAQGNLDQALNDLNVAIRLMPESAEAYHARGLVRQKQGQDTQAIADFDAAIDRDPFKSAPYAARGQSLIATNQYPKAIEDYNAALNVNNKDATSWAYRGLAYEKSGQRKEAMENYQRASTIDPNNSVARAGLGRVQGGVGSLFN